The window CGTGATGACGCCGGGCGCCTCCGACGGCACGGTGCTGATAGTGAACACGCCCGCCTGGCCGAACATCGTCTGCACGTGCGACGCGGAGGCCACGGGGGGGAGGAGGCTGCCCGCCCGGCCCGGCAGGGGCGCCAGGGTCGGCGGCATCATGTGCAGGGGCTTGGCGGACGCCGTGGCCTCCACGCGGCTCGGCTCCAGCAGGAGCGGCGCGggggagggcggcgagggcggcgagggcgctATGGGCAGCGGCGGCACCTCGCGCGGCCGCGGGGGGGACGGCGGGGCGGAAGACGCTCCGAAGGCCTTGTCCAGGGGCGccccgggggaggagggggaggactgggtggaggcggaggcgcgCGTTGCCTCCTCGGCTGCcatcctcttgctctctcgcagGAAGGACGCATACATCGAGCTGTCCTGCGGCGGATTCACGTGTGCGACTCTCTAATCACGGCTTCGGTTTCGAGTCCTGCCGCGCCGACAAAGGCGCTACCAACGGGTGTCACTGTCACCTCCGGCCCCCAGCGGCGTGACACGTGCTCGGCGGTGCCAcagggttcggggggggggggggggtgaacccgGCTCTCGTTGCGCTCACGCCGCCCCGCGACAACCGCATTCCCCAGCGACGCTCACGCTACACGCGGCCGAATTTCCTTTCATCTGGGCAACGGAGCACCTGACTCGCCGCGTCCATGGGCCACTCCGGTCATGCCCTGCGTCGAGGGAAGTGATGTGCGTCCTGCGTTTTGAATAAGGTGCTTTGCTTCATTCAATCTGATTACTGGCCACGAGTGAACATTACCTGCGGTTTGGATCTGTTCTGCGTCAGTTTCCGCAATGCTGCTCATTCTCACACGTCTTCCTTATctgtttattctcattttctcctctttcatttccattgTCCATTTAACCCTTTGCTTCCCGCTTAAGTGTCGGAAACTCATTCCTTTTAAATCACTTCCATCATAATTGACTAAAACCATTAATACTAAACGCTATTACCATGATATACGTATAAAACATTTTCTATTGGAGGTTTGTTTTTCCTTCATTGATCAAGCTTAATGCACCGAATAACATCTCTCGATCACCAACTCCACATGCTTTGCAACGGCAGCGCGACGGAATAAACAAACATCATCGTCAAGTACTTGCAACTCACTCCTTGCAAGATGTTCGACACCCTTTTGTCCTTTTCCGTCTATTTTCCTCGCCCTTTTAACCCTCCCGAGTTAGTTTCAATAGTCTAAAAATATTCTTTTACAGAACCCCCTGGAGCGACGAGGGTGACAGGCGGGAGCGCGCGAGGTCGTACCGTCTTCGTCGACGACCGGAGCGAAACTGCCGACTTACACGCCAAGCACGCGAACGTTCCTACAATATTTAGTCGAGCGCGTCCGATCCCCTGGTGCGGTAACTAAggacttacttctctctctctcatttatttagcTTTGATATTCGCGTTGCCTATTTTGATTCACAAGTATCGCCTATAGATCATATTAACACTGGCTTTTTATATTATAAGGTAAATACAAGGAATGTGTTTATGAGGGAAGCCCAAGTCGACATAAAGAAACACGAACGGATGACAGTAGGGGAGCGACATGCAAAACTCCAGTCGACGGGACAGTGATGAATAACCATATATCTTTTAATGATCAAAGTTATTGATGTTGAACAGACTTGATTAGACTTGCGTAATGCTAGATTGCAATGATCTTGCAATCCTGAGTTCGCTGACGTTAAACATGCAATATATCAGAGAGTGTTTGCGCAGCAGTGACCGCAGagtgttattaatgttaaaacAGTAAAAATTGTGTACGCACACGCAgccgcatgtacatgtgtgtgcatgtatgtattatagtgCACAACCATATACATTTAAATCACTTTATccatccataaacatatatatatatatatatacatacatacacacacgcacacacatatatacatatacacgcacgtgcgtgtgtgtgtgtgcgtgtgtgtgtataaatatatgtgtatacatatatatatatttatatatacaaatatatacatatatataaatatatgcatatatatatatatatatttatacatatacacaaatatatatatgtatatatgcacacacacacacacacacacacacatacacacacacacacacacacacacacacacacacacacacacacacacacacacacacacacacatatatatatatacatatataaaaacacacatacaaagacacacacgcacacacactcacagatacacacacacacatacatttatatatatgtatgtctatatatgtatatatacgtatataatctatatatatatatatatatatatatatatatatatatacatatatatacacacacacacacacacacacacacacacacacacacacacacacacacatatatatatatatatatatatatatatatatatatacatacacatatatatacatatatatatatatatatatatatatatatatatatatatatatatatgtatgcgtacatatctatatatatatacatttgtgtatgtgtatatatatatatatatatatatatatatatatatatacatatatatgcacaaatatatatatatatatatatatatatatatatatatacacacttatacacacacacacacacacacacacacacacacacacacacacacacacacacacacacacatatatatatatatatatatatatgtgtgtgtttgtgtgtgtgtgtgtgtgtgtgtgtgtgtgtataagtgtatatatatatatatatatatatatatatatatatatatatttgtgcatatatatgtatatatatatacacacacacaaatgtatatatataaatatgtacgcatacatatatatatatatatatatatatatatatatatgtttatatatatgtgtatgtatatatatatatatatatatatatatatttgtgtatatatatttgtgtatatatatatatatatatatatatatatatatatatatatatatatatatatgtgtgtgtgtgtgtgtgtgtgtgtgtgtgtgtgtgtgtgtgtgtgtgtgtgtgtgtgtgtgcctgtgtgtttgtgcatatgtacatttatatttacatatacatacacacacacgcacacacacatatacatatatatatatatatatatatatagagagagagagagagaaagagagatttatatatatacatatgcatacatgtacacacacacacacacacacacacacacacacactcatatatatacaaatacacatttacttatacatatatattaattcatagtcTTGGCATCAACCAGAGTTTGACgacctacttggcgccatgttgacataatgtaattgactgggtctttatactggggtggctgaacaACGATCCTTTcccatgagtgtgtatgtacacacacacacacacacacacacacacacacacacacacatatatatgtatacacccatgcAAGAGTTGTCTTCTCGATGGGTTCTCAGGTCATTTgccaaaagaaaaagcaagaggacTTTCTGACTGACTATTTATGCAAGATGAAACTTGAGTTCATcattatgatccagaaactaaagcccagtcaaaacaatggaagcactttgactcaacaccctccctcccccacccaattaaaaaaaaaaaaaaaaaaaaaaaaagaacaggcacGTGTTACACCCTCGGAAGGCAAGGTTATGTTCACGGTCTTTTAGGACTAGCATGGATTAGCGATAATGGATTTCATGGCAAAAAGGTACTACAGTTACAGCAACACTTCACTGCTACGGAAATTGTGAAAGACCAAGATATGTAGAATGCTGatcaaaggtgtccgcctccaacaagacaacgcccctgtccACAACTCTCCCATTGCTCAGATGGacgcgcggtcctgtggctacgacgtccttcctcgtcctcctccttactctcctgcCCTTGCATCGCCGGACTTTCACCTACTTCCGTCCATGACGTCATTTTTAGAGGGCAAATATTTCCAAGATGAGGAgattgatttctgaagtcactccaTGGCTCCAAACGCAAGCTGCCAAAACGTCTACAAGTCCTGCTGAAACAGAAAACTGGGAATCAACTCATGACCTACAGAGGTgtatatcattatgcatgtggaaTTTTAGCCTACCATGATAAGCGGAAGTGGGCCAGGGGAATTTTTTAATgaacatgaacatatatgtatatatgtgtatatatatatttatatatatacttatatatttatacttaactGGAATCATACTGTATgactaatgttatttttattgtcactagcgtcattatcatttttcatattctttttagattttatttctttCAAAAAGAGCTAAAGTCTTGTACATTTATATTGGGGATGTAAATAGATTATCAAAGGTACAATAAAATTATCTTTAAATAAACCTAATAAAAGACACCAGATTTATCGTCGTAAATTATACATTTTATCTTACATATCTTATCTCTGGTGTCTGGAATATACGATCGGAAAACGCGGGAAATTTGAAATCGGCCCGCCATGAAATCGCAGAGAACACGATAGTAAACAAAAAGCCGCGGGGTACAACTCCAATATTCTTTAATTAATCCCGCATCAGGACTGGATCTTGTTTACATAGTGGCCTTTTCTGCGAAGGATTTGGAAGCCAGAGCCGTGACTAAGCGGGGACGAATCGCGGACTGAGAGCGTGACATGACACGCCCGCCGACGAGTGACTCAGAAGCTCACGCAGTCGCTTCGGGAAGGAAAACAAACGGTTGCAATAATTGTCGGAATGGCACGTGCGGATAGTcctacacacaaagacatatgtacacacacacacacacacacacacacacacacacacacacacacacacacacacacacacacacacacacacacacacacacacccacccacacacacacacacacactcacacacacacacacacacacacacacacacacacacacacacacacacacacacccacccaccacccacacacacccacacacacacacacacacacacacacacacacacacacagaaacacacacacacacacacacacacacacacacacacacacacatatatatatatatatatatatatatatatacgtatataatacacacacacacacacacacacacacacacacacacacacacacacacatatatatatatatatatatatatatatatataaacacgcatatatatgtatatatacacacatacatatgtatacacacatacagacatgcatatgtatatatatgtgtgtgtatatataaatatatagatagatagatatatagacgtatatatacataatatatatatatatatatatatatatatatattgtatatataatatatatatatatattaaatatatatatatatatatatatatatatatatatatatatatatatataaggtcaccatcagtcaatgtcgactatggcattattgtctctacccctTCCCGTATAGATAtggtcaatgcctgggcgaaggaACAAGGAATGAGCCGTTGCCCAAGCAgcaggatctctctctctacgcAGCCGATGGACCAAAGGACCAgcgtagaccgatacggtttggcagaTGAAGTGCCTcaaggactccggctccggatttttcctcagggttgactcccggagCCTTCTTCACCtgatagatgccacaaggcaataGATAGTTTTGTAAAGGGTGGTCTCCCATAGCCTTCGACCATgctcggactgaactacaaggcagaagTCGGGTATCACTAGCTTATCTACGTAAAACTAACCTTATATGtgcaaattcgtgtgtgtgttcatgtgcgcaagcgcgtgcatgtgtgtacacacgatgtgtatgtatgactgcacgcacacacagacacatacacatatacacacgcacggatttgcaaattttgggaaacaacttgctcctcacattctttcgcccaggcatatatatatatatatatataaataaataaatatatatatatatatatatatatatatatatatacacacacacacacacacacacacacacacacacacacacacacacacacacaaacacacacacacacacacacacacacacacacacacacacacacacacacacatatatatatatatatatatatatttatatgtatatatatatgtgtgtgtgtgtgtgtgtgtgtgtgtgtgtgtgtgtgtgtgtgtgtgtgtatgtgtgtgtgtgtatgtgtgcatttatgtatacatacatacatacatacatacatacatacatacatacatacacacacacacacacacatatatatatatatatgtatatatatatttatatttatttattcataagtatgtaagcacacacacacacacacacacacacacacacacacacacacacacacacacacacacacaccgtaactCGTTCAGACACCGCACATGTTCTCGCCCCCTGCAAGTGCACATGAAAAAATAACAGGACAATCACGTGGAATTTAAATGAGCACGCAAGTGTAGACCGACTGTGCTTTCTCAGCGCACTTCCTGCTCGTGGCAtaatgctctctttctctgttcctgtctgcatattcgcgtgtgtgtgtgtctgcctcggTCTGTCTGAtagcttatttctctctctctctctctttttctttccttttctctctctctctctctgtgtctcctccctctctctccctctctctctctctctctctctctctctctctctctctctctctctctctctctctctctctctctctctctctctctctctctctctctgtccctgtctctcccccccccccccctctctctctctctctctctctctctctctctctctctctctctctctctctctcctctctctctctctctctctctcccagtctctctctctctctctctctctctctctctctctgtctctgtctctctctctctctctctctctctctctctctctctctctctctctctctctctctctctctctctctctctctctctctctctctctctctctctctctctctctctctctctctctctctctctctctctctctctctctctctctctctctctctctctctctctcccagtctttctctctctatctctctcagtctctctctctctctctctctctctctctctctctctctcccagtctttctctctctctctcagtctctctctctctctctctctctctctctctttctcttctctctctctctctctctctctctctctctctctctctctctctctctctctctctctctctctctctctctctctctcctccctctccctctacccacacTCATAGCCCCTCTACCCCAAACTCTCCCTGGCACTCCTTGGCACTTCCGCCTCGGCAATGACGTGACTGTCTTATCAAGGTGTGCTAGAAGGGGTAACATGTCAGACACCGCCGAGCCTCATGCCAAACTCTCGCTCATTATCATGCATGACACGAAATGGGTTACGGACGCAAGGGTGGAAAACGAACAGTGTTACATAGTCAGGTCGCGTGTTACGGTGTTATGGCAGTGTGTTATGACAGTGTTATGACAGTGTGCTATTTTCCTGTGTGAATTCGTTTTCTGTTTAGTTTTAGTTGTTTGGCTTAttctttattgtgttttttctctgttttttatgaggaaaaaaaattatattttgtaatgatatagataataaatagaaaggaaaataaatgcaaaaaacaagcaaaattcctctatttttttcctattgcAATTTaggtcatcattatttttttttttttgcttcatgtGTGTTAAATGTGGTTTCTcgatgacacgcacacacacatccacacacacacgcgcttgtgtatgtattttgtacgtgtatgtgcgcttgcatgtatttatgaatgtatatatatgtatacacacacacacacacacacacacacacacacacacacacacacacacacacacacacatatatatatatatatatatatatatatataaatatataaacatgtatgtatatatattatatatacataaataaatatatatatatatatatatatatatatatatatatatatatatatgcatagatatatttgttatacacacacaaacatatatatatatatatatatatatatatatatatatacatacacatacatacacgatgtgtatatatatacatacagacatacatatataattatgtatacacacacacacacatacacacagatacatatatatatatatatatatatatatatatatatatacatatatatatatatatatatatatatatatacacacacacacacacacacacacacacacacacacacatatatatatatatatatatatgtatatgtttatatatatgtatatatatatttatacatatacactatatataattatatataattatatatacatatacatgcctgcatatatatatatatatatatatatatatatatatatatatatacacacacacacatatatacacacatatgtgtgtgtgtgtgtgtgtgtgtgtgtgtgtgtgtgtgtgtgtgtgtgtatatgtatatatgtatatatatatatatatatatatatatatatatattacacacacacacacacacacacacacacacatatatatatatatacacatatatatatatatagatagatagatagatatataaatatatatatagatagatagatacacacacacacacacacatatatatatatatatatatatatatatatatgtatatatatatattcatata of the Penaeus chinensis breed Huanghai No. 1 chromosome 27, ASM1920278v2, whole genome shotgun sequence genome contains:
- the LOC125039528 gene encoding vegetative cell wall protein gp1-like, which encodes MYASFLRESKRMAAEEATRASASTQSSPSSPGAPLDKAFGASSAPPSPPRPREVPPLPIAPSPPSPPSPAPLLLEPSRVEATASAKPLHMMPPTLAPLPGRAGSLLPPVASASHVQTMFGQAGVFTISTVPSEAPGVITQQPLLSNDGDPLNNNNHGGLHSGKGQRYNGSAKLARLASSSGSRMGGDGPTRVSSAGGDEDDDDEEGKYPVRRRQGCCDKICDQCSIMCCLLCNCSCCHCDLCCLLCRVCCAV